Proteins encoded by one window of Lathyrus oleraceus cultivar Zhongwan6 chromosome 1, CAAS_Psat_ZW6_1.0, whole genome shotgun sequence:
- the LOC127080568 gene encoding probable WRKY transcription factor 65 isoform X2, protein MERSSLSSSTKRGIKKRVVEIPMKDVEGTNTPPSDSWAWRKYGQKPIKGSPYPRGYYRCSSSKNCPARKQVERNHVDPTVLLVTYTSDHNHAVPPPRSYRNTSNAAASNKDSESEQEAEPETEGRFVDLGEVSLIATADELGGWLGEVEAIASPGILECPVFSEQEVSMLGEEEMSLFADLGELPECSAVFWRGRSSAGNVSVGPLVEANCSL, encoded by the exons ATGGAAAGATCATCACTCTCTTCTTCTACTAAAAG AGGTATAAAGAAAAGAGTAGTAGAAATTCCAATGAAGGATGTGGAAGGGACTAATACTCCACCGTCCGATTCATGGGCTTGGAGAAAGTATGGTCAGAAACCCATCAAAGGCTCACCTTATCCAAG AGGATACTATAGGTGTAGCAGTTCAAAGAATTGTCCGGCAAGAAAACAAGTGGAAAGGAACCATGTGGACCCCACGGTGCTTCTTGTAACATACACTTCCGATCACAACCACGCCGTGCCTCCACCTAGAAGCTACCGTAATACAAGTAACGCCGCTGCATCGAACAAAGACTCTGAATCAGAGCAGGAGGCTGAACCTGAAACCGAGGGGAGATTTGTGGATCTTGGAGAGGTGTCGTTGATTGCTACCGCGGATGAGTTAGGAGGATGGTTGGGAGAAGTGGAGGCTATCGCGTCGCCGGGGATTTTGGAGTGTCCGGTTTTCTCGGAGCAGGAAGTGTCGATGTTGGGGGAAGAGGAGATGTCGCTGTTTGCGGATCTGGGAGAGTTGCCGGAGTGTTCGGCGGTGTTTTGGAGAGGGAGGAGTAGCGCCGGCAATGTGAGTGTGGGACCACTAGTTGAGGCAAATTGCTCGTTGTGA
- the LOC127080568 gene encoding probable WRKY transcription factor 65 isoform X1 has product MERSSLSSSTKRRGIKKRVVEIPMKDVEGTNTPPSDSWAWRKYGQKPIKGSPYPRGYYRCSSSKNCPARKQVERNHVDPTVLLVTYTSDHNHAVPPPRSYRNTSNAAASNKDSESEQEAEPETEGRFVDLGEVSLIATADELGGWLGEVEAIASPGILECPVFSEQEVSMLGEEEMSLFADLGELPECSAVFWRGRSSAGNVSVGPLVEANCSL; this is encoded by the exons ATGGAAAGATCATCACTCTCTTCTTCTACTAAAAG AAGAGGTATAAAGAAAAGAGTAGTAGAAATTCCAATGAAGGATGTGGAAGGGACTAATACTCCACCGTCCGATTCATGGGCTTGGAGAAAGTATGGTCAGAAACCCATCAAAGGCTCACCTTATCCAAG AGGATACTATAGGTGTAGCAGTTCAAAGAATTGTCCGGCAAGAAAACAAGTGGAAAGGAACCATGTGGACCCCACGGTGCTTCTTGTAACATACACTTCCGATCACAACCACGCCGTGCCTCCACCTAGAAGCTACCGTAATACAAGTAACGCCGCTGCATCGAACAAAGACTCTGAATCAGAGCAGGAGGCTGAACCTGAAACCGAGGGGAGATTTGTGGATCTTGGAGAGGTGTCGTTGATTGCTACCGCGGATGAGTTAGGAGGATGGTTGGGAGAAGTGGAGGCTATCGCGTCGCCGGGGATTTTGGAGTGTCCGGTTTTCTCGGAGCAGGAAGTGTCGATGTTGGGGGAAGAGGAGATGTCGCTGTTTGCGGATCTGGGAGAGTTGCCGGAGTGTTCGGCGGTGTTTTGGAGAGGGAGGAGTAGCGCCGGCAATGTGAGTGTGGGACCACTAGTTGAGGCAAATTGCTCGTTGTGA